The Anomaloglossus baeobatrachus isolate aAnoBae1 chromosome 7, aAnoBae1.hap1, whole genome shotgun sequence sequence GTGGGTTGCATAAGCTCGAAAACCCTTGTTttattgatgccttcgatctctgagctcttggggaaagtttataAAGAGACTATCCCAACcatggtcacacagggagctacaactcccccagctcctcactctctgagggctactgctGAACTCTAGGAGCTgcttctcccagctcctcactctttgggagctaactCTGTTCTCTCtaaatccctcccaccagtctacctgacccctaggtgggcggtcctattccagctagaccgcccactggtgtgtctgacaggttgtgATGTGAGCTGTGCTTGGGATTTGGGTGCTGATGGgagcaataccagtagttaggaacccagaaccatgaagggtgggttctgcaccatgagagacgagagtgcagtttcctgtgacaccctgagttagtcaggggcgtcacaggtCCATGTCCTGCAGTCTGCTGAATGTTTCCCATCGTCCCTCTGTGTGTCCTTCATGTGCTGTTCGTGTTTAACGTTGCACAGCTGATCACTGAAATCTGCGAGTACGGCTCCACTACTCAGCTAGGTGCTGCAGTGCCCAACTTTCTCTATACTTTTAACATTGAAAGTACATGAGAAGGGTTGTGAACCATGGAGCTGGAGGGGTTAATTCTTCTGCACAGACTCTCCGCCCTTCTTATGGGAAGAAACTTTTTCACTTTCCTTCCGCTCTTTCACTCTACAATGGCGTCTGCTGAGCTGAGGGATGAGCTGAACTGCTCCATCTGCCTGAGCCTCTACACAGACCCCGtatccctgagatgtggacacttCTTCTGCCGCTCGTGTATTGTGAGTGCGCTGGATGCACAGGAGGCGGCTGGAGTGTATTCCTGTCCTGAGTGCAGAGCAGAATATCCGGAGCGTCCGGCCCTGGAGAAGAACCGGAAGGTGGAGAACATAGTGGAGCGTTTCTCATCTACTCAGCCTGAGATGGAGGAGACCAGCATCTTCTGCACTTTCTGTACAAAGTCTCCTGTCCCGGCTGTAAGAACATGTCTGCAGTGTGAGACCTCCTTGTGTGAGGAACATTTCGTAGCCCATAACAAGTCTGTGAATCACAATCTCATTGAACCTACCCTGACATTTAAGGGTCAAAAATGCTCCACACACAAGGAGGTGCTGAAATACTACTGTCCTATAGATGACGcctgtatctgtgtgtcctgctgGGTGGCCGGTGACCACAAGGGACATGATGTGGAGCTACCAGACATGGCCTctgagaaaaggaaaaagaaactgaGGAAATGTTTAGATGATCTAAACCCACAAAAAGCAGAAATTCAGAGAAGAGTCCAGAATCTGCAGGATCATAAGATGAAGATCCAGGAGAAAGCCTCCGATAAGAGGAAGAACATCAGTAATATAGTTATAGACATTAAGAAGCAACTGGAAATTGCAGAAAAGAAAGCGCTGAGTGAGGTCTCCAGGCAGGAGGAGAAGATTGTGTCCCAGATATCTCATCTGATCAAGAAGCTGGAAATACAGGAGGAAGAACTGTCCAGGATGATCCATCATGTGGAGGAGATGTGTGGTGTCACCGACCCAATAAGACTCTTACAAGAAAGTGACATTACAGAGTGTAGCCATGGAGGTGAGGAGGACACAGGGGGAGATGGTGGAGAGGTCAGTTCTGAGGAGGATCTGGATGAGGGTCTGATCTCACTGACCTTACTCCGATCTATGAGGGATATTGTCACCAATGTAACATCAAAGCTCGGGATCCATGTCCCAGACATATTGCTGGATGTGGACACTGCTCATAGATGGGTGAAGATATCAGAAGATCTGAAAACATCAACAGATTCAGAAGACGAACAGGAGAGACCAGAATCATCAGGAAGATTTGTCACATTACCCCAGGTGTTAAGCAGATGTGGCCTctcctcaggacgacattactgggaggTGGAGTGGAACCAGATAGGATTATGTGGCATCGGCATGTGCTATCCCACTATAGATAGGAAAGGAAAACAGTCTGGTATTGTATATAACGATAAATCTTGGTGTTTGTATATGCATAATGGAGGATATAAGGTATGGCACCACTCGGTCGGATTAATCCTCACTATGAAGCCAACATGTCCGACACTTGGAGTCTTCTTAGACTATGAGGCCGGGCGTCTGTCCttctatgagctgtgtgaccccatcagacacttacacaccttcaccgCCTCCTTCACTGAACCCCTACATGTTATCTTCTATGTGGATGATGAAGCCTCGGTGACGATAAGAAGCTCTCAATAGTGACAGTAGTATCTGTTTATATGAGGGGGGTCTCTCTTTGCCCCTATCAGCACCCTGTGATTGTGGCCGCACTGGTACCAATGTCAGCCATGACTACCCCAGattgagtaaggctatgtgcgtaagttgcattttttcttgcatttttggttatgttttaaactgcactgtcattgacaaaatgcatgcaaagtctatgataaatcagaaattccatgcgcacattgcttttttttcggcaacattttgtttgacaaatatttggcaaAATCGTTGTCacttgtcacttcttcattgcgttttgtgagTGATTCAAATgggtgcattttggatgcatttttgttccCACAGCCTTTCCTGCttctgaaaatgccggccgctcattaatctcatctcatattcactgcttcccccgaccaccggcgcctatgattggttgcagttagacacgcccccatgatgagtaacagctgtcagactgcaaccaatcacaggtgccggtgagcgggtctataccgtactgtacaataaataaatagttacaaaccggtgtgtggtccccccaattttggtacctagctaagataaagcctcacagctgggggctggtattctcagactggggagacccatgttattgggagccccccagcctagaaatgtcagccagcagctgcccgcaattgccgcatcctttagatgcgacagtcccgggactttaccagcctcatcccaattgccctggtgcagtggcaatcaggataaaAAGATGTTAATGGCAGCCAACAACAGTCACTAtgtcctaggttagtgatgtcaggtgtctatgagacaccccctcatcactaatctgtaaatgaaaataaataaacacgaacatcaaaaaatcctttatttgaaataaaagacaaaaagctccCACTTtcgccattttattaacccccccaaacatccCTCCAGGTCCAACGGAATCCACAAGAGGTACCACAACGCTTTAAGCACTGCTACATCAGGCACTCACAGCTAGCGCCATACAACAAGattgctcgctgtgagctccacgcagcaactgaggtgagtcgcgctatcagcggtgacgtcactcaagttagctgctgccacagctggaatcttccacctgtgacagcaaattacccgagtgactgaagtgagccacgcaatcagcgggACATCACTCAAGTGATttctggtcacagctggagtccttcacctgtgatcgcaaatcaggccgtgacacagacagagccgcgcaaggAGAAAGAACTAGGGGGAACGTCTGACGTCACAACTTCGGGCCCTACTGCCTGTATCATGgcactgacgtcagaggttcacccgagttcattctcatcgcacagcTGTCTCTGTCTGTACTCACAGCTGGTAGTCCTGCtatatggccgctcactgtgacaggacagggatgtagcagagctgaatcaacaTGGGACCTCTTgttgattacttcggacctgcaggggtgtttagaggttaataaagtggtgaaggagggtgttttttgtattttattccaaataaaggattttgacggtgtatgtgtttatttactttcccttaggcctgtttcacacgtcggtgattctggtacgtatgtgctagtttttatacgtaacaGAATGACGGACATACTGTACGTagtcccattataatcaat is a genomic window containing:
- the LOC142245632 gene encoding E3 ubiquitin/ISG15 ligase TRIM25-like; translation: MELEGLILLHRLSALLMGRNFFTFLPLFHSTMASAELRDELNCSICLSLYTDPVSLRCGHFFCRSCIVSALDAQEAAGVYSCPECRAEYPERPALEKNRKVENIVERFSSTQPEMEETSIFCTFCTKSPVPAVRTCLQCETSLCEEHFVAHNKSVNHNLIEPTLTFKGQKCSTHKEVLKYYCPIDDACICVSCWVAGDHKGHDVELPDMASEKRKKKLRKCLDDLNPQKAEIQRRVQNLQDHKMKIQEKASDKRKNISNIVIDIKKQLEIAEKKALSEVSRQEEKIVSQISHLIKKLEIQEEELSRMIHHVEEMCGVTDPIRLLQESDITECSHGGEEDTGGDGGEVSSEEDLDEGLISLTLLRSMRDIVTNVTSKLGIHVPDILLDVDTAHRWVKISEDLKTSTDSEDEQERPESSGRFVTLPQVLSRCGLSSGRHYWEVEWNQIGLCGIGMCYPTIDRKGKQSGIVYNDKSWCLYMHNGGYKVWHHSVGLILTMKPTCPTLGVFLDYEAGRLSFYELCDPIRHLHTFTASFTEPLHVIFYVDDEASVTIRSSQ